GCAGGAGCCTGGTAAGGGATATTTGCCTTGCAGTTACACCACAATTAGGTTCTCAAGGGTTTGATCTTGGGAATAGTTTTCTTATCTGGGTGTATCTTAAGTCGAGGCTTTGAAGTCTTACAGCCCTTTGGATGGGAAGCTGTCTTGCAATACttaaaggggccaacaagaaacgtggagaggggctttggacaagggcctgtagggacaggccaaggggaatggctttaacctgccagaggggagattgagatgagctctgaggcagaagctcttccctgtgagggtgctgaggcgctggcacagggtgcccagagaagctgtggctgccccatccctggcagtgttcaaggccaggttggacacaggggcttggagcaacctgctctagtggaaggtgtccctgcccgtggcaggagcttggaactggaggagctttaaggtcccttcaacccaaaccagtctgggattccatgattgTATGTTAGCCAGATCTGTGGTCCAGGATAGGGTGACCATCCCACTGTCGGAGGTGTGTGGAGTTGGTGCATCCCTTGCAGCTGGTTCAGTGTCTTCAGGACATTTAACATCCATGCCAGCATCAGCTGTAACCACACTGGTGCTGTCTCCGAAACCAAAGGAGCTCTGTGCATGGCACATGGTGCGTGCATGGGCATAGCAGGGACAGTGCTGGTGACGACAGGGCTGCCACAGCTCATCTGGTGCTCACTGTGTTCCTGCTCTTGGGTTTTTCaagcatttccatttctacAGCATGAAAAGGACCTCATGGCCTCCAGCTATcaggaacagcagctctgagcagagggatgctgctgaAAACATCCTGGATGAGCAATTTGGGAGGACAGGCAGAATTTGAGGGGGAGCGCTGTTTTTTAAGTGGAAATgtcatgcttttttctttttctctctcttttttctttgcttctcttgaaCAGAAGTTGGTGTCTTGGCAAAGCAGTACCTCGAGCGAGGCCTTCTGGTGCCCGACCACGTCATCACACGCGTGATGATGACAGAGCTGGAGAAGCGGCGagagcagcactggctgctggaCGGTGAGTGCGCTGCTGGCATTCCCTGTGATGGGAAAATCCCAGCTCCCTTTAAAACACTATTTTGCTGCTTATGGTTTGGCAGcatcaggaaagagaaaacctttGCTGGTTGtggaaggagaggcaggagctgggctgctggcaGAGACATCTGCCCTAAGCAGCAGCACGTGCGTGTCCAGCTGAGCCCTTGGCACGCGTCCGGGAAAGGGAAaggctgggaaaggagatgGGTGTTTCATAAAGCAGagccagggagcagagcagggctggaggcaagCCAAGAAAAACCTTTTATCACCTCCATATGTGCGCAAAGGAGCTATTCATCCCAAGGCTGAAAGCCACCTGAGGTGCGGGTGGAGAAGACGCCAAGAGCAAACCGGCAAGGGAAGCAgtgagaggagcagcagagggttCACCAGGAGCTCCTGCAGCCCTCGTGGTGAAGCTGCATCCCAGCAGCCGCGGTGCAGTGCTGGAAGTGGCCTGGGAGCTAGCAAGTGCTTATGACAGCTCTAGGAACTGCTGTGGGGCTTGGTTaggggatggggcagagctCGGTGGGTTGCACTGAGCTGCggtgctgggcacaggcaggtGTGATGTGTAGGGGTGTGTAGCTGAGACTGTTCTAGGGGGAGAAACCTTCCCTTGCCAATCTGCTGATGGTCTTTGAAATGGTCAGTGAATATGGagataatcacagaatcccaccctggtttgggttggaagggagcttaaagctcatccagttccaaccccctgccacgggcagggacaccttccactagagcaggttgctccaagcccctgtgtccaacccggccttgaacactgccagggatggggcagccacagctttctctgggcaccctgtgccagcgcctcagcaccctcacagggaagagcttctgcctcagagctcatctcaatctcccctctggcaggttaaagcattccccttgtcccgtccctacaggcccttgtccaaaacccctctccaggtttcttgtcagcccctgACAAGCTTTTTGGCTAAAAAATACCCTGCTTGGGAAGAGCCTGGGAGGTCTCCGAGGGTTTTATggatataaaaaaatctaaaaaacattaaaaaaagggtGTTGTCAGCAGAGAAGACTGAAGAGGGGACTGGCTCAGAGTCACCCCTTGTTGCAGTCTGACGGCAAGAACAGATGCTCCACCAGCACCGGCCCCTCTGCAGGGATCTTAGCCCAGCATCAGACACGACTTCGCAGGGAAAACATGAAGCCCACAGCGACCTGTGGTGTTTATATTTTGGGAGTCAGCGCTGTAGGAGCTATTTTTATTGCAGCCATATGGTGGATGCCTGACTCTCACACCGCTTGTGCTTGAGCAAGGAGCTGTGGTGGTTCTGCAGCTCCGGGGCGGTGGGTTTGTTCCATCATTGCTGCTTCCTGCCTTTCACGACAACCCCTTCCTGATGCTCTGTCTACACAGGTTTCCCTCGGACGCTGGGGCAAGCTGAGGCGCTGGACAGGATCTGTGAGCTGACCTGGTGATCAGCTTGAACATTCCCTTGAGACACTGAAGGACCGCCTTAGCGCCCCCTGGGTCCACCCAGCCCAGCGGGAGGGTGTACAACATGGACTTCAACCCCCCCCACGTCCAGGTAGAGCCCGTAGCATCCCGGTGGTGCCAGCTGGGAGCCATTCACAGAGGAAGAGATGAGGGAAACCTTTTCTGTGTGAGCTGAGATCATGAAAAAGCATTGGGGAAGAAATCCCAGGTAGTGAGCGCTGAGCATGAAATGCTTTGCCCTCGGAGCCAGCCTGAAGGAGTTATGCTAAAAATTAGGAAATGGGATTTATCCAGAGATGCTCAATGGATGCTGAGCAGGAAAAGGCAATTTGGCAGTGGGTGCATGGGAGGGAGCTGCAGTGGCTGGTGGCTCCATCCCCTCGATGGTGTTTGCCTTCCTGCAGGGGCATCGATGACCTGACGGGCGAGCCGCTGGTCCAGCGTGAGGACGACAGACCCGAGGCTGTTGCTGCCAGgctcagaaaatacaaagatgcTGCAAAGCCAGTGATAGAGATGTACAAGTGAGTTGGACCATGTGAATAGACCACAGCGTGACCATAAAAACAGGCACAAGTGCTGACTCCACCAGCCAGCCCAAGGAGCCCTGGCATGGCCCATGACAGATTCTGGGGGGCAGATCACTGCACTGAGCAGCATAAAGCCCAGCCCTTCACTGCAGCCAAACCCTGGCCCTGTTTGGAGGGACGAGGCTGATGTGAAGACATTCACAGCTCCTGTCATGCCGGGTCCACAAAGGGTTTTGCTGGTGCTGGTGATGGGAGGGATTTTTTGGCACTTGCAAATCCCTTCTGCCCTCCAACTCCATTCCATAGGGTGAGAagtctgtttgctttgcagcaCTATGAAACACAACCAGTTAAGACTTTTAGCTTCCTTTAGGGTGAGTGCCCTCCAGCACAAGAACTGGAAAAGCTCTGAGGTGCCCCACACCCTGCCCTCCCCATGAAGAGTCATCACTgaggtggggatggagatgttgcagggagcagccctgtgctgcgCAGATCCAGAGTGGTACATGCTGCACAGTCACCCTGTAAAAATCAGTCCAGAGCAAGAAATCAGTTTAGATAAAGTACAGGGTGATTGACAAGAGGGCAGGAGGCTCAGATGGGTCTGCTGTGAGCACAGAGACATGTTTCAAGGCTTGTCCCTTCTGCACTGCTGATAGTCTGGGACCAAGTTGGGAATAGATGGATGCTGTTGGTGGCAATCCATTGCTGAAACAGCGCGAGCACCCAGGAGCTTTTATAAAACCAGAAGTGGTCCAGAAGGGGGCAAAAGTGCCTttgcaggggagggaggagaattGGGGCCCTGAGTTTCCCACTTGCTTAAGCACATGAATAAATCCTGCTGATTTACATCTACAAAGCACTTTAATAGAGTAGTCTTTAGGGGTTAAGGGTGAGTTGTGTCCTGGGTAATGGCATTATTCGTGGTTATCTGGGTTTGGTTCATCCGTGTGTTGAGTGCAGGTGGGCTCCTACCAGTGAACGCCGCTGCTTCATCCccttcatccccatcctctCACCCAAAAAAGCCATTGGTGAGCTTCCAGCCTGGCTGGGATGTCCCCTGCCAATGGCCAACCTGACCTCAAACACCCCTGTCGTCTGGAAGGGCTGGTGCTGACTTCTCCCCAAATCTCTCTTCTAGGAGCAGGGGTATCCTTCACTCCTTCTCGGGCACAGAGACCAACAAGATCTGGCCGTACGTGTACACCCTGCTTTCCAGCAAGATCCCACCCGTCGTCTCGGATGAGGAGAACTAAACAGCTTGTGCCAAGGACCGAGAGTTGATTCCATCACGGATTTGGTTTCTCTGTgcggtgctggggctgtgctcaAATTAGGCGACTGTGTGGTATCTAAAGTCCCTTCCGTGGGTGTACTGGGTGACATTGGTGGGTACATGGTTATAGCCAGTATCAGGGTGAAAAGGTCTTTATTTATAAGGTCAAGTCTGCTGCAATAAGGtggttttattctcttttgAGGCTATAAAGTATTCTTGTCTGTGGTCCAAGTACACACAGAGGTCGGGTAATGGTCATACCAGGTTTACACAGCTTGCCATGATGTCCCTGCGACCCCCATACAAACCCCAGTTGCTGTTTGAGCCTACAGTGTGCCACCCTGTTGCTTCCACAGTGCCGTTTTCTGTAGATTATTCTCTAGGTTGttgtttgtgttggttttttcctataaattattttctattaactttatttctcagaaaaataaagctctaAAAAGCAAGACTTAGCCCAGTGGGAACTGGTGAGCAACATGGAAAATGTGTACACTACAAAGCTCTGGAATGTGAAGATCAGATTTCCAGCATTAATACATGTCAAAGAGGGAAAACATTGGAGGTAAAACACACACTTGTGTTTTTTCCatggagagagaggaaatcCCTGTCAGAAAAAGCTGCTGTACAGTCCAGTTTTCATGCAATGCTGTGACACCGAGCAGGATCTGTGCTGGGGATGCGTTGCACTCCTTTGTGCTTTCCTTGTTTATAGCTTTGAATACTACAAGATACAGTCATAAGACTTTCTCCCAAAGATCTATTTCAATGTGTGCTTCAGTTTCGGGGAGAAACCAAGTCATTCCATcttctgtgctgcctttgtCCCTGAATTCCCCTGGAGATGGGGTGTTCCCTACGCGGTTCCTGCTGCAGCATTcctggcagaagcagctcctttGCCACAAACCCCAGAGGGATGAGAGCCTCCCTTCTTCAGGACAcgtgctggggctgctgagaGCTGTGCCCAGGCATTTCCCACCATTTACAGCATCTTCTGAGCGTGTTGCTCCTCTTCTCTCATGTGCAGGAGCTTTGTGGCTGGATGGAGTGGCTTGTCTCAACTGGAAGTACTGTGACCCTCCTTGGTGGTAGGATTGCAGTACCTAAGCAATGGGGATGCTCTTTTTGTCTCCTCAAGTTGCCTTATTTTATAGactatatatttaaagaaaaataaagcaaaatgtgtatttttaaaggttaaaaaaaaaaaaaagctgaattttagcATCAGTTTTCGGGAATTCTGCAGGAAGCTGCAGTCTGCCATGGGTGGCTcagcaggagggcaggaaaATTCATCAAATGGGCCACAACACCCATTTGATGAATTAGAGTAGCCTAGGCAAGTTTTCATTGCTGAAGTGTCACTATTCCTATTTTTCATTTGGAGAGTggccccatggcaggggaaaGTGGAGCTGACTCGCTTTTTTAGGGATGCATAGGTGAAACCTCAACACATCCCTGGATGGCTTTTATCCCCACTGAGCCACCCGCATCCTCATGCTGTTGGAGGACGCCCTGATGTTTGCCCTCTCTGACAAAGGCAGCTTTGCCCTAGTGCTCTCCTGAAGCCACCAGGCATCTGCTGAGTGAGATCTCTGCCTCTCATTGCCTGCCTGTGGGTGAAGGTGATGATGCAGGTGAGGCTCTGCATCCCACTCCGGATGGGAttggtgggagcagagggaccATCAGGTTTCGCTGCTGTCCCTAGGGCCTTTCCATTCCCCTGGAGCTCCTGGGCTGGGAGGACACAAATCTTCCACCCTGCAATGAAATCCTATTTAAGCAAGATTTTCCCATGACCCTCAGATGAAGgtctgggctttttttaaacacaaatctAGAAAGAGCCAAAATGTGTGCGCTGTTTTCTTTGAACTgatgggcaggaggggaggagatgATGTTGGGGGAGGATTTTAGGCTATAAAAGCAGCCTGGCCatggcaggcagctctgccagggccgagtgctgggcaggggggctgctccctgcttttccttgctCCTGTGTCTcatccatccctgctgcaaAGTGCCTCCTGCAGAGAGGCCACCCCATGCAGTGCCCAGTGGCAGGACAGGGCTCGCAGATGCCTTTGCCCCAGGAGAGCCGCCCAAGCACTTGTTTTAAAGCCTTTGAGTCCTACAGTAGGTGTAAATCCCACGACTGTGCATGCATTGAGCCTTTGGGATAGAGTTTTTCTACAAGAGTCGTTCTATGGTGCATTTTCATAGACCAAATACCAGCAGGGACACGTGTCCCTTGTCTTTCCTCACCGCCGCGCTCCCCTTTGGTACTTTACTGTGAACCTCATGCCTTTTGTAAAGCGATGGCAATTTTGTACTGACCCAAGATACTGTGTGGTGGGAGGGGGGTCTCCCTGTGTGTGGGGCTCTGCTGGCATGTCACGCTGAGTCTTCTTCCTGGAGTTTCTTCCCAGTGAATCGCTGCAGCCGTGTTACTGCTCAAAAGatgtaaataaatcttttctcctgcttatccctgtgctggcagtgtCTGTGTGTGAGTTATGCCCAATCTCCACTGAAAGCCAAGCTCTGCATGAGCCCTTGCCCTGCCCTGAGGCTGCTTCTTTATATGagacaaggaggaggaagacgaggaggaggaggaagggggaataAGAGGAGTCGGAGCATCCCCACTTGAACACAATCCCTCAGTAAACGGAGTCCCCCAGGTTTTGGGCTTGGGCACAATACTGCTATTTGGGTCCTGTCATACAGCTAACTTCTTTATTTGATATAACCCAAAATAATAGTTAAAAAGCCAGTTCTGACAGTGCAGATTAAATCAGCTGCTCTTTCCCTCCCACCCTTGTTGCACATAAAGTGGTTTTTATGCTCCTAGTTAACTTTCCCAATAAAAGTAATGGACAGCATTAGGCACAGCAAGGCTCTGGCTATTGCCTGCACCCGTGTAATCCATCACATTATTTGGTAGCAGGGATTAAAAGCCCTAAGATGAGGTGCCTCCCACCATCACTACCCATCTGCAGATCAAATTGTTTTGTGTTCCCAAATAGCAGCTCAGGGCCCTTTGTTCCATTTGGAGCAAACAGAGACTCAGAAATGATTAGGAGAAATAACAATACGGTGATaagcagcaaaaccactgcCTGGGAggtgaggaagcagaggcatGGTGAGGGTGATGCCAGGGTTCAGGGTCATGGCAATCCGAAGGCCAAGAAGGGATGTATTGCCTCTGTGTGTGATTTGGGATGTATTGCCTCTCTGCAACTCTGGCTGAGGGTGCAAGGGCAGATAAATACAAGGAGGAAAAGAACTGCTGCGTAAGCCAGAAAATGAACTCAGTCTAAAAACAAAAGATTGAAGGTCAAAAAGCAGAGGAGTATGTGAGGAATGCCAAAACCCAGCTGAGACCAAAGCCTTGGCTTTTCCCCGAGTGCTGTCAGGGCAACACGGGGGGCACAAGGGTCGGTGTCCCCATCCCTATGGCCTGACCTGCGGCACGTGCGGggggggctgacaagaaacctggagaagggctcttgacaagggcctgtagggacaggacaagggggaatggctttaacctgccagaggggacattgaaatgagctcttaggcagaagttccaTAGGATTCTATGGATTGTATGAAAGGATCAATATCACACAATGTATAGAAATGGCAGGGAAAGGTGGGAATTTTAACGCATTCAGTGTtgttctgaaattaaaagaagtatttagCAGCACCTCAGGAACAAGCTGCTTTGTGGGTGCTGTGGCTGTCCCCGGCCATGCCAGGTTTGGGTGTGTGTCCCCTATAGCTGGGGAGAAGCCCCccagtttcatagaatcacagattggtttgtgttggaagggaccttaaagctcacccagttccaaccccctgccacgggcagggacaccttccactagagcaggttgctccaagcccctgtgtccaacctggccttgaacactgccagggatggggcagccacagcttctctgggcaccctgtgccagcgcctcagcaccctcacagggaagagcttctttatGTTAGGTTTGTAGTATATTACTCCTTATTTGCTGTCTATGCTCCGCGCTGCTTATTTACAGCCCTGTCACTTTAACTCATCCTTTTGCGTACCTGCCCCTGGAGACCTGTGCCTTGAGCtcctctgttttttccccatcagcCCCTACACTGCTCTGCCTCCCCTGGGCATTGTGCAGAGTGATTAAAGCTTCTGGGATGCTCAGATACAGGGGGGATAAGGGATAGCCAAGGAAGATAACCGGAATTACCGATGACTGCTTGGAAGAAATGGCACTGATAGTCTGTAACTCCATCGCATCTGTAGTTATAAATGTTATATATAATAGTTGATATTATAATACAGTGGTATTACAGTTATCTGCTGTGATAAAGGTTTGGGGGCAGTTAATAGCATCTTTATAGCATCAGATAGTGCTGGGGACCCAGGGAAGTGCCTCAACCAGCACATTGCCCCATTCCCAGCTCTTTGACATGCCACATCCCCACTGACTCCATCCAAAGGATTTAACCTTctccaaaatgcaaaaaatcaggggaaagagaaaaaaaaaataaatagagaagaTGGGTTCGTTTTGCACTCGATGGCTCAGAGCTGCAGACTCCAGATCCCACTCCATGCCACATTTTAGAAGATGTGATATGTCTGCCTCCATCCTCATCCTTTCCTGAGTCTCTGTAATCCCAAATATAACCGGGCAGGGCCCGGAGCAGCGCGCAGTTCCCAGGCAGCAGCGCCCCAGCCCATGGCCACCGTCGTTGTCATCATCGTCTTCGCCCCGTGACCCGGGACCGCCGCCGGATGAGGAGCGGCAAGGCGGCGTGCGGGAGCGCAGCCGGGATCCCGCCGCTGTGCCGCAGGAGCCGGGAGCCGAGGATGCACGCAGCTGAAAAGGGAGGTAAGGAAAGCTTAGCCATGAGCGGGATGCGATGGAAGAGCAGCGAGCCGGCGGCGGGTGCACCATCAACCAGGGGACCTTGTTTACGGCACATTTGTGCTGAGTAATCATTGGGAACGCACGCCGGGATCCTGCAGCTCGGGAAAAATCCTGCTTTAGAGCCTTGTTGTGTAATGGGTTTGAGGGTTTGCACTGAAAACTGCTGCTCTTGGCAGCGCAGCACATAGCCCTGTCTGGTGGGCAAGTTGAGGGGCTGAAATTCAGCAACCTCTGCCTGAGCATAGAGTGTTGAATaacctccctcctgctctgggtACCCCAATAATTCCACGCCAAAACGAGCGTCTCTTCTTGCCACCCCAAAAGAGGCGTTTGTGCATTTTAGGACGGCGAAAGCCATTTGGGCATATTAcctttactgaagaaaaatgaagtgatttTCAGGCTTGAAATAATAGTTGTAGCCTGTATCTGAACATAGCTGTACTTCCTGCAGGAGGTGTGATGGGGTATATATAAATGCTGCTATGAAATACTGATGTCCAGCCTCTCACAGCACATCCACTGTGAAGCTGACCTTCAACCCCCCCAGTTTTTTATGCTGACACAAACACAGAGCTGCATTCCCTTTAAAAACACTCCTTTAGGtcaaaaaaagagtaaaaaaatataGCTATATGCATACATCATTGCTTTTGCTTCGGTCTCACTGAGGGAGCCCTGGCCAGGGTGTTCCGGGGAGGtacagcagggatggggctgctccTTTATGGCACCACTGCTCCAGGTAGGTGTTTATCCCCCTCGGCATCACCTTGGG
This genomic window from Strigops habroptila isolate Jane chromosome 8, bStrHab1.2.pri, whole genome shotgun sequence contains:
- the AK4 gene encoding LOW QUALITY PROTEIN: adenylate kinase 4, mitochondrial (The sequence of the model RefSeq protein was modified relative to this genomic sequence to represent the inferred CDS: inserted 2 bases in 2 codons; deleted 1 base in 1 codon; substituted 1 base at 1 genomic stop codon), with the translated sequence MASKLLRAVVLGPPGSGKGTVCERIARSFGLQHLSSGQFLRESLGGGGEVGVLAKQYLERGLLVPDHVITRVMMTELEKRREQHWLLDGFPRTLGQAEALDRICEXDLVISLNIPXETLKDRLSAPWVHQPSGRVYNMDFNPPHVQVEPVASRGIDDLTGEPLVQREDDRPEAVAARLRKYKDAAKPVIEMYKSRGILHSFSGTETNKIWPYVYTLLSSKIPPVVSDEENXTACAKDRELIPSRIWFLCAVLGLCSN